In Oncorhynchus kisutch isolate 150728-3 linkage group LG5, Okis_V2, whole genome shotgun sequence, a genomic segment contains:
- the LOC109890800 gene encoding vesicular inhibitory amino acid transporter-like: MAHLIRSKFQNKLSNAATSVSNKSTAKVSGMMARMGFQAATDEEGLGFAACDDLDYDHRQGLQMDIMKSDEMGGGDTGEGSGEGGMGGGEDGMASGDSHYQRDGTGPPLSASKASGLGEEEKSPKITAWEAGWNVTNAIQGMFVLGLPYAILHGGYLGLFLIIFAAVVCCYTGKILIACLYEEDEDGQLVRVRDSYVDIANACCQPRFPSLGGHIVNVAQIIELVMTCILYVVVSGNLMYNSFPTLPISQKSWAIMATAALLPCAFLKNLKSVSKFSLLCTIAHFVINILVIAYCLSRARDWAWDKVKFYIDVKKFPISIGIIVFSYTSQIFLPSLEGNMVKPSEFHCMMNWTHIAACVLKGLFALLAYLTWADATKEVITDNLPSTIRAVVNLFLVAKALLSYPLPFFAAVEVLEKSFFCERERTWFPDCYGGDGRLKAWGLTLRCTLVVFTLLMAIYVPHFALLMGLTGSLTGAGLCFLLPSLFHLKLLWRKLLWHHVFFDVAIFVIGGICAISGFIHSMEGLVEAYKYGIED, encoded by the exons ATGGCACATTTAATCCGAAGCAAATTTCAAAATAAACTGTCAAATGCGGCCACCTCAGTGTCGAATAAATCCACGGCGAAGGTGAGCGGCATGATGGCCAGGATGGGCTTCCAGGCCGCCACAGACGAGGAGGGACTGGGCTTCGCCGCATGCGATGATTTGGATTACGACCACCGGCAAGGACTGCAGATGGACATCATGAAATCGGATGAAATGGGTGGTGGTGACACTGGAGAGGGGAGCGGAGAGGGTGGGATGggtggaggagaagatggaatgGCTTCTGGGGACAGCCATTACCAGAGAGATGGCACCGGCCCTCCGCTCTCCGCCTCTAAAGCCTCAGGTctgggagaagaagaaaaatcaCCGAAAATCACCGCGTGGGAAGCTGGCTGGAATGTCACGAATGCAATCCAG GGGATGTTCGTTCTGGGTTTACCATACGCCATTCTCCACGGGGGATACCTCGGACTGTTTCTCATTATTTTCGCCGCCGTGGTGTGTTGCTACACGGGGAAAATCCTCATCGCCTGCCTGTACGAGGAGGACGAAGACGGTCAGCTGGTGCGTGTAAGGGACTCATACGTGGACATTGCAAACGCCTGTTGTCAACCGAGGTTTCCATCTTTAGGTGGCCATATCGTGAATGTAGCCCAGATCATCGAGCTGGTGATGACGTGCATCCTGTACGTGGTTGTGAGCGGAAATCTGATGTACAACAGCTTTCCCACCCTCCCCATCTCACAGAAGTCCTGGGCCATCATGGCCACCGCCGCCTTGCTGCCCTGCGCCTTCCTGAAGAACCTCAAGTCCGTGTCAAAGTTCAGTTTGCTGTGCACTATCGCGCACTTCGTCATCAACATCCTGGTAATTGCCTACTGCCTCTCTAGAGCGCGCGACTGGGCCTGGGACAAAGTCAAATTCTACATCGATGTGAAGAAGTTCCCCATTTCTATTGGAATCATCGTGTTCAGTTACACGTCTCAGATTTTCCTTCCGTCACTCGAGGGGAACATGGTGAAACCCAGCGAGTTCCACTGTATGATGAACTGGACCCACATCGCTGCATGCGTCCTCAAAGGCCTGTTCGCCCTTCTGGCTTACCTGACCTGGGCGGATGCCACCAAGGAGGTCATCACCGACAACCTGCCGTCAACCATCAGGGCTGTTGTTAACCTTTTCTTAGTGGCCAAAGCTTTACTGTCATACCCATTGCCATTCTTCGCTGCGGTTGAAGTATTGGAGAAATCATTTTTCTGTGAACGAGAACGCACATGGTTCCCAGATTGCTATGGAGGCGATGGAAGGCTGAAAGCCTGGGGCCTCACTCTCAGATGCACCCTTGTGGTGTTCACGTTGCTCATGGCCATTTATGTACCGCATTTTGCTCTTCTCATGGGTCTGACCGGCAGCCTGACGGGCGCGGGGCTTTGCTTTCTGCTCCCTAGCCTCTTCCACCTCAAGCTACTATGGAGAAAGCTGCTATGGCACCACGTGTTCTTTGATGTCGCTATATTTGTAATAGGGGGCATATGCGCCATCTCTGGTTTCATCCACTCAATGGAGGGACTAGTAGAAGCTTACAAGTATGGCATAGAAGATTAG